In one window of Gossypium hirsutum isolate 1008001.06 chromosome A01, Gossypium_hirsutum_v2.1, whole genome shotgun sequence DNA:
- the LOC107957996 gene encoding BEL1-like homeodomain protein 9: MAEGFEPYHVPQQSRRDKLRIMGQNEPTTGVPLSGCSGLLPFYDPSFLSSDLLTCAAAAAGSHEYHHPPPSGTKDGVNFTGFVGGVFNSSPSLDHLNPSSIHDVDNNNNNNQFLYTPQNLSYDNNNGGGGGGEVVVYKPEPLSLSLSSHYTHQNSSIYTDMVPAIFSGANGSTSNSVPLGPFTGYASILKGSRFLRPAQQLLEELCDVGKGIYTEKASLMELPPLQNPHTNPLDGGDSSGSGGGGDGQRKKSTLISILDEVYKRYKQYYQQMQSVVASFECVAGLGNAAPFANLAMKAMSKHFRYLKNAITEQLQFTNKAHAQISPGKNEGPRFGNGDGSFYNRAVQNSGFLQNQPVWRPQRGLPERAVTVLRAWLFEHFLHPYPTDTDKLMLAKQTGLSRNQVSNWFINARVRLWKPMVEEIHMLETRQKDERNANKSGDENPSTSAQRVEDKTPSKRTRNELPNVPVGNEQPNMSTSYNSFSTHPHSSSVSLTLGLHQNNSIGLSESFPINAAQCFGLGIEGNSEGYVIGGRHFGRDVVGGQLLHDFVG, translated from the exons ATGGCGGAGGGTTTTGAGCCCTACCATGTCCCACAACAAAGCAGAAGAGATAAGCTAAGAATCATGGGTCAAAATGAACCAACAACGGGTGTTCCTCTTTCGGGTTGTTCGGGTTTACTCCCTTTTTATGACCCTTCTTTCCTTTCTTCCGATTTGCTAACTTGCGCCGCTGCCGCCGCCGGAAGCCATGAATATCACCACCCTCCTCCGTCGGGTACAAAAGATGGCGTGAACTTCACAGGCTTTGTTGGTGGGGTTTTCAACTCTTCTCCTTCTTTGGATCACTTGAACCCTAGCTCCATTCATGATGtggacaacaacaacaacaacaaccagTTTCTTTATACCCCACAAAACCTGTCTTATGATAATAATAACGGTGGTGGTGGGGGTGGTGAAGTGGTGGTTTATAAGCCTGAACCTTTATCTCTTTCATTATCTTCTCATTATACCCACCAAAACTCTAGTATCTATACTGATATGGTTCCAGCCATTTTTAGTGGTGCTAATGGTTCAACATCGAACTCAGTCCCACTCGGTCCTTTCACTGGCTATGCTTCCATTTTGAAAGGTTCAAGGTTTTTAAGGCCTGCACAACAGTTATTAGAAGAGCTTTGTGATGTTGGTAAGGGAATTTACACTGAAAAAGCATCTCTCATGGAGCTTCCTCCATTGCAAAATCCCCACACTAACCCTCTTGACGGCGGAGATAGCAGCGGAAGCGGCGGCGGAGGTGATGGTCAAAGGAAAAAATCAACACTAATTTCAATTCTCGACGAG GTTTACAAGAGGTACAAGCAATACTATCAGCAGATGCAATCCGTTGTCGCTTCGTTTGAATGTGTCGCCGGACTAGGGAATGCAGCTCCATTTGCAAACTTGGCTATGAAAGCTATGTCTAAACATTTCAGGTACTTGAAGAACGCAATCACCGAACAGCTTCAGTTTACTAATAAAGCTCATGCTCAGATAAGCCCCGGGAAAAACGAAGGTCCGAGGTTCGGAAATGGTGATGGAAGCTTTTATAACCGAGCTGTTCAAAACTCCGGGTTCCTTCAAAACCAACCAGTTTGGCGTCCTCAACGAGGCCTTCCCGAACGTGCAGTGACCGTACTTAGAGCATGGCTATTTGAACACTTTCTACACCC TTATCCGACCGACACGGACAAGCTAATGTTGGCGAAACAAACCGGTCTTTCACGTAACCAG GTCTCGAATTGGTTTATCAATGCAAGAGTTCGGCTTTGGAAACCAATGGTGGAAGAAATACACATGCTCGAAACACGGCAAAAGGACGAGAGAAATGCCAACAAGTCAGGCGATGAAAACCCATCGACATCAGCCCAAAGGGTTGAAGACAAGACGCCATCAAAGCGTACTAGAAATGAACTTCCCAATGTACCTGTGGGAAATGAACAGCCAAACATGTCAACCTCCTACAACAGCTTTTCTACCCACCCGCATAGCAGCAGTGTTTCCTTAACACTCGGTCTTCATCAGAACAACAGTATCGGATTATCGGAGTCCTTTCCCATAAACGCGGCTCAATGTTTCGGTCTTGGCATCGAGGGAAACAGTGAGGGATACGTTATTGGTGGTCGGCATTTCGGAAGGGATGTTGTCGGAGGGCAGCTTTTGCATGATTTTGtgggttga
- the LOC107961277 gene encoding dynein light chain 1, cytoplasmic, producing MLEGKAVVRESDMPMEMQNRVMELAYQALDLHEVSDCQSIARYIKQKFDEAYGTSWHCVVGKDFGCCISHLCGTFIFFHVEIMEFLIFKDGKDLNETKEEAIGVMQKNPEN from the exons ATGCTTGAAGGAAAAGCCGTAGTGCGTGAAAGTGATATGCCAATGGAGATGCAGAACCGAGTAATGGAGTTAGCATATCAGGCACTTGACCTCCATGAGGTCTCGGATTGCCAATCCATAGCTCGTTATATCAAACAG AAATTTGATGAAGCATATGGGACATCATGGCATTGTGTGGTAGGCAAAGACTTTGGGTGTTGCATTTCACATCTATGTGGAACCTTTATCTTCTTCCATGTTGAAATAATGGAGTTTCTCATCTTTAAAGATGGCAAGGACTTAAATGAAACCAAGGAAGAAGCCATTGGAGTGATGCAGAAAAACCCAGAAAATTAA
- the LOC107961278 gene encoding protein NRT1/ PTR FAMILY 2.8 isoform X1 yields the protein MMPVCLAGIGCFMTMDQQTTIGILQAIQSNNVLRSGFKIPPGWMGLSPMIALSIWISTYEILWVLQTKKLTGKAKRLTMTKRINIGLISAMACSIVASFIEKKRRTAALKHGSFKSPMSILMLLPQFALSGLVEAFAAVAIMEYLTTQLPESMRTVAGAIFFISLSMASYLNSMLVNIVHKTTKKGGKTSWLGGHNLNNDKLENFYYLAASIEAFNFLYFNLYARRFIATSCTINEESKEDQHNNEDQI from the coding sequence ATGATGCCTGTTTGCTTAGCTGGAATTGGTTGTTTTATGACAATGGATCAACAAACTACAATTGGGATTCTTCAAGCAATTCAATCTAACAACGTGCTTCGATCGGGCTTTAAGATTCCACCGGGATGGATGGGATTGTCGCCGATGATTGCCCTTTCGATATGGATATCCACTTATGAGATACTTTGGGTACTACAAACAAAGAAACTGACAGGGAAAGCTAAACGACTTACAATGACAAAAAGGATCAACATTGGCCTTATATCCGCAATGGCTTGTTCCATAGTAGCATCCTTCATCGAGAAAAAACGTCGGACCGCAGCATTGAAACACGGCTCATTCAAATCCCCGATGAGTATCTTAATGTTGTTGCCACAATTTGCTTTATCAGGATTAGTCGAAGCATTTGCCGCCGTGGCAATTATGGAGTACCTAACAACTCAATTGCCAGAGTCCATGAGAACCGTTGCCGGTGCTATTTTCTTCATCAGCTTATCGATGGCAAGCTACTTGAACTCGATGCTCGTCAATATCGTCCACAAAACGACTAAGAAAGGTGGGAAAACATCATGGCTAGGCGGTCATAATCTTAACAACGATAAGCTCGAAAACTTCTATTATCTCGCGGCATCTATAGAAGCATTCAATTTCCTTTACTTCAATCTATATGCGAGACGATTCATCGCCACTTCTTGCACCATTAATGAAGAATCCAAAGAAGACCAACATAACAATGaagatcaaatataa
- the LOC107961278 gene encoding protein NRT1/ PTR FAMILY 2.8 isoform X2, whose amino-acid sequence MAEGSNSSFDDPRLSPSSKKQPGGWRAVKYILANETFEKLASMSLIANMTVYLKTKYNMEGVLLVNVINIWSGTSSFMSIGGALISDMFLGRYLMLLYGSISSLLGMMILTLTVIVPKLRPPTCIGQINCIDPSLWQLSILYAGLTLMAIGAGGIRPCNIAFGADQFNTTTKEGRSQLESFFN is encoded by the exons ATGGCTGAAGGATCAAATTCTTCTTTTGATGATCCTCGTCTTTCCCCATCTTCTAAAAAACAACCTGGTGGATGGAGGGCTGTCAAATACATTCTTG CGAACGAAACCTTCGAGAAACTTGCATCAATGAGCTTGATTGCGAACATGACtgtttatttaaaaaccaaatacAACATGGAGGGGGTACTTCTTGTTAATGTCATCAACATTTGGTCCGGTACCTCTAGTTTCATGTCGATTGGCGGTGCTTTGATTTCTGATATGTTCTTGGGTCGATACCTTATGCTCCTCTACGGCTCGATCTCGTCCTTACTG GGGATGATGATCTTGACCCTTACGGTAATAGTGCCTAAATTAAGGCCACCAACATGTATTGGCCAAATCAATTGTATAGACCCAAGCTTATGGCAGTTGAGTATCCTTTATGCCGGTTTAACATTGATGGCCATCGGTGCGGGCGGTATTAGACCTTGCAATATCGCGTTCGGGGCAGATCAGTTCAATACGACGACAAAGGAAGGAAGATCGCAACTTGAGAGTTTTTTTAATTAG
- the LOC107957997 gene encoding protein RETICULATA, chloroplastic, translating to MSGFGLAHLVNVKNDVVLRNLWSQDLSFIKNGGKRFVFPMKKRQRVVILSLAHRPEAEAEAEAQAGAATSIVTKGSSESSESSIRKEEVRIFGEAKIDAGNGGGSFYGNGGNGGGGGGDDGGDGGDGEKGDPEEEEFGPLMKFEDVMRETNARGATLPSDMMEAAKTVGIRKLLLLRYLDLQGSSWPLGFAMRSWGMLRNRMLADPSFLFKIGTEIVIDSCCATLAEVQKRGKDFWAEFELYVADLLVGVVVNIALVGMLAPYARIGQPSISKGFLGGIQNAYNALPSSVFEAERPGCRFTVNQRIGTYFYKGVLYGTVGFACGIIGQGIANLIMTAKRSMKKSEEDIPVPPLIKSAALWGVFLAVSSNTRYQIINGLERLVEASPLAKQVPPVAMAFTVGVRFANNIYGGMQFVDWARLSGVQ from the exons ATGTCGGGTTTTGGATTGGCACATTTGGTGAATGTTAAGAACGATGTTGTTTTAAGGAATTTATGGAGTCAAGATTTGAGCTTTATTAAAAATGGTGGTAAAAGATTTGTTTTTCCAATGAAGAAGAGACAAAGGGTAGTGATTTTAAGTTTAGCTCACCGGCCTGAGGCGGAGGCTGAGGCGGAGGCGCAAGCTGGGGCGGCGACGAGTATAGTAACAAAGGGAAGTAGTGAGAGTAGTGAGAGTAGTATTAGGAAAGAAGAAGTTAGGATTTTTGGGGAAGCTAAAATTGATGCAGGAAATGGTGGGGGTTCTTTTTATGGGAATGGTGGCAATGGTGGCGGTGGTGGGGGAGACGACGGTGGTGATGGCGGTGATGGTGAAAAGGGTGATCCTGAAGAAGAAGAATTTGGACCATTAATGAAGTTTGAGGATGTAATGAGGGAGACAAATGCTAGAGGAGCTACTCTTCCTTCAGACATGATGGAGGCTGCAAAGACTGTTGGGATTCGTAAATTGCTTCTTCTTCGGTATTTAGATTTGCAG GGATCAAGCTGGCCTTTAGGATTTGCAATGAGGTCATGGGGAATGCTTCGAAACCGAATGTTAGCCGACccgtcttttcttttcaaaatcgGAACTGAG ATAGTGATCGATTCGTGTTGTGCTACCCTCGCGGAAGTTCAAAAGAGGGGAAAGGATTTTTGGGCAGAATTCGAGTTGTATGTTGCTGATCTTTTAGTCGGAGTGGTAGTGAACATTGCTTTAGTTGGTATGTTAGCACCTTATGCACGTATCGGACAACCATCTATATCGAAAGGATTCCTTGGAGGCATCCAAAATGCTTATAACGCCCTCCCTAGCAG TGTGTTCGAAGCGGAAAGACCAGGTTGTCGATTTACGGTAAACCAGAGAATTGGTACTTACTTTTAtaag gGAGTATTGTATGGAACGGTTGGATTTGCATGTGGTATTATTGGCCAAGGGATCGCGAATTTGATAATGACTGCCAAGAG GAGCATGAAAAAATCGGAAGAGGACATACCTGTGCCACCTCTTATAAAGAGTGCAGCTCTCTGGG GTGTTTTTCTTGCGGTTTCATCTAATACTCGATACCAAATCATCAACGGATTGGAACGGTTGGTGGAGGCATCTCCTTTGGCCAAACAAGTTCCACCCGTTGCAATGGCGTTCACCGTCGGCGTGCGGTTTGCCAATAACATATACGGCGGGATGCAATTCGTAGATTGGGCTAGATTGAGTGGCGTGCAATAA